The DNA sequence AGGAAGAACGTGCTGCGCTCAGGGGGCGTCTGGAGGCTGCCTTAGCCGAACGGCGACTTGAAGCCAAGAAACAGCTCAGTGAGCTGGACAATGTGATCAAACAACTCCAGCTGGAACAGGAAAACCTGCAGGAAGAGCTGGAAGCGCAATTCCAGGAAGCACGAATGGAAACTCTTGCGCATTGGCAGCAGGTGATCGGCGATCTGGATCAACGGCTGGCGCAGCTCAAGACCCAGATCGACAACCAGCGTCGCACTGGTAAGACCGAACTGGAGGCCTGTGAACAGTGGTACCAGAACGAACTGAAATCTCGCGGTGTGGATGAAACCCAGCTGATCCAGCTCAAAACCGATCTGCGCACGCTCGACCAGCGCATCAGGGACACCGAAGCCCGCCGAGCCGAAGTCAACCGCTACCAGGAGTGGTATGCGTTGAGCTGGCTGAAGGTCAAACCCAGGTTGCAGGATGAGCTGACCAGCCAGAAAGTACTGGCCACCGATCTCAAGCAGCAGCTAGATGCCGCCTCTACCCGGTTCAAGGCCAACCGCGGAGCTCTGGAAAAGCAGAAGCAACAGGCTCAGCAGGCCCAAGGCGTTGTCGGCGACCAGCTGGACAGCCTGAAGACACTGCTGCGTCGTTTGGGCGAGCTCAAGCTGCCGCGCGAAGGCACGCTCGCAGAAGGCGAGCTCGATGAGCGTCTGCGGCACGGCCAGGAGCAACTGCATCACCGCGACGCCCTGCTCGCCGCCATCAAACAGCACGTGGACCGCTTCGACACCCTCATCGCAAGCAAGTCCGGCTCCAGCCTGGCGGAAACCTGGGAGCGCAGCCGTGAAGAATGCAGCCGAATCAACGAACGTGGCATCCCCAGCTTGGATTATCGCCGCCTGGTACCGGCGCTCGACGAGCTGCTCAACAAGCTGGTTCCGCAAAGCCTCAACGGCCTGCGCGAGCAAGGGCGGATCTTTGGTAACGAGCTGTTTACCTTCTTCGACATTCTGACGGACATCGATAAGCGCATCGCCAACCAGAGCGCCCGCATCACTCGGGAAGTCAGCGAGGACCTGCTTCTCGAAGGCGTATCCAATTCCGCGGTGACGATTCGCTCACGCATCACCGAACTGGAGTTCTGGCCGGAGCTGCGTGCCTTCGCTCGTGCCTACCTAGCCTGGGAAGAAAGCGGCTTTGCCGAGCTGCCCAATGGCGACTACACCGGCAGCATGCGCCGCGCATTGGAAGTTCTTGGCCGCTCTGCGTTGAACAGCGGTATTGCAGGTTTATTGGAAATCGAACTGCGTCTACGTGAAGGTCGAAGCGATCTCGTCATCCGCACCGACCGCCAGCTCAATGAATCCTCCAGTCACGGGATGGCTTATCTGATTCTCTGCAAGTTTCTGCTGGCGTTCACTCGGCTGCTACGAGGTAACGCGCCCGCGGTTATTCATTGGCCGATCGACGAGCTGGGCACCTTACACCACGCCAACGTGAAGAAAATCTTCGATGCTTGCGGCAACAACTCGATCCGCATCCTCGGCGCTTTCCCTAACCCGGACTCTGAAGTGCTGTCGCTGTTTGCCAATCGCTACATTGTCAACAAACAGACCCGCCAGCTGCAGGTGGTCAAACCGCGTCTGGACGTGATCGGCGAACGCCTCAAGGCGCGCATGGCCGAGGAGACCGTCTAATGTTATCCATCAAAGGCAACGTGATTGAATTGCTGCTGCAAGGGGCTTTCATCTGCCGGACCAGCAATGAAGAAGGCTGGCGATTCTTGAAGAACCCGGCCAACCGCGAACAAGTGGACGAGTACCTGAACACCCTCAACCGAGTTGTCGCCACGGTCGGGGGCGCTGCCGACGCCGACGTGTTCTTCTGCGGCTATCGCCAGTTGGGAGACGCCGAGCGACGGATCGTCAGCCAGCAATTCCGCGACATTTGCAATGCGCTGACGCCGCTCGCGGAGTGGCTGGTCTTGGTACAGGAAGCCAGCGCTCAGGATGCCCCGCTGACTGAAGGAAGCCCGATTCGTCTCAACGAACTGCAAAGCATCGTCGAAGACACGCCGGCGTTCCGCGAGCAGCTCAACCGTATCAGCCATTACGCCTTGTTTCGCTCTACCAGTAGCAACGTCGACGCTCAGATCAAGCAGGTATTTAAAAAGCTGTGCGAACTAGGCTATCTGTTGCGCCCAAATCCCGACAAACAGATATTTCTCGGCACCGGTAAGCTGGATTACCTCTACGAAGTGATCCGTTTCATCGACGAAGCAGAAGGGCTGGCACTGGAGGAGCGTGCCGAAGCCTCCAGCCAGGGCAATCTGATATGAACAACAACCTGCATCAGGCCGGCGTGCGCTTCCTGCGCCAGCTGGGGCGCCATGCCGAACCAATTATGGGCGCCTATCTGGCGGGCTCTGTGCCTGACCAGAGCCTCGAGCCCGGCGTACAGGAGCGCCTGATCAAGGACGGCATTCTGTATCGCCCCGAGCCTGGCTCCGATCTGCACTTGCGCCGTGTGGTGCGCGCGTTACTCGAGGAAGCGCTGCGCGACGACCGCAATCGGCAGATCGACGCCAACACCGGCTCGACGCTTGCTACGTTCAAGACCTTGGCTGCGCATTACAAGGAAGCCCATCACCAGGGTGACTTTCCAGCGGCAGACGCCTATCTGGCCGATTTACGCGAGCACGTCTACAGCTTTACCGAAGGGCTGAGCCACAGCATTCGAGTGCTGTGGAGCCGGATCAATAACGAGTTCGGCTATGTCGGCAGCCTGACTGCGAAAATCCGCGAAAACGAGCTGGCCCAGTCTCAGGTGAGCGAACTGCTCAATGGGCTGGAAATGATCGATTTCCAGGAGCTAGCAGATACTGCGGGCGATTTAAGAGAGCTACGCCGCCTACTGGTGGCCAGCCTGCAACGCAGCGTCAGTGCCTGTTCGCAGGAGCTGAGTATCGTCCAGGGCCGCTTGTTGGAGCTGCTGGGCCGCTTCCGAAAGATTCAAGGCCGCACCCTGCTGCTCAAGGGCTGGCTGCTGCACGGCGAGCAGCAACCGGACTATCAGGTCGGCAACCACACGGCCCGCTCACAGTTGCCGCAGCTTTTCAGCCTGGCCCCGCCTACCCTGGGCCCAGCCGCAGTTAACATCCATGCCAGTAGTCATGAAGCCGACCTGCTCGCCCTGCTCGCACAAATCAAGGCCTCGCAACAAGCGGAGAATATGCTCACCCCGCCGCCAGAAGCCGAAGAGTTGCTGCTGCAGGAAGTCGAAGGCTTCGAGGTGCAAACCAGTCCGATTCAGGAAGCAGTGCAGGACTATCTCTGCCATGTGATAGAGAACGGTCACCCCGTCACAGCCCTGACTTGGCATTTACAACAGGCGCTGCCCTGGGAAACGGAATCCTGGCTCTATCAGGTGATCGGCGGCTACGACGCCCTGCCCGATGACCAGAAGAGCCATTTCGAACTGGACCTGCAGGGCGAGTCCCATCCGATTTACAGCGGCAACTACATCGTGCGGGACATTGCCTTGTGGCTAGCCTAGAGATGCGCCATCTCAATGCTGTCCACCGTGCGGTGCGGAACAAACCACTCGCGGTGCCGCTCGGTACTATCTGGGAGGATATTCGCCGCCACGTTGAAATCGGTACACCGCGTAGTGGAAAACTAAAATTGAACGACGCCGATTACCGGGCGCTGCGTACGTTTTTTCTTCGAGTTGAGGGCTGGGATCCGATAACGCCACCGCCTGCCGGTAATCGCACAGAGATTGCCCGCCAATTCCGAGATGACAAGCGAGGAGCGGAACGCCCGGGCGATAACTTCGTACTGGTCAAGGGTAACCTGCCCGCGCCTCTGCCGCAGTCGCCCGCAGAACTCAGCCTACGAGTCCCGCTGGACCGACTAGCCTTGGCACAGGTTCGCGATCTCGTGTTGGTAGAGAACCTGGACAGCTTTGACCAGTGGCAGGAATACCGCATCCCCGAAGCGCTCAACGACGCGCTGGTGTTGTACCGAGGCCATGGCGGACTGGCTCGCGGCGCGCGAAAGCTGATTGCACAACTACCCGAGTCGGTGTGTCTGCATGTCTTTCCCGATTTCGATCCGGCGGGTCTTGTTATCGCGGTCAGCATGTCAGCCCGCGGCCTGTTAATTCCCGCACTCGGCGATAAGCTTATGGAGAGAAGCCACCGCGATCATTTCGAGCGCCAATACCGCCAAAGCAAGCACCTCGATGAACTTGAACTAGGTGGTTGGCGGCCCGTCTGGCAGGCAATGCGTGAGCAGCGGCTGAGCATCAAACAGCAGCACATGCTGGCATTTGATGCAGCCTTACAGTTGGTAATGCGCTAGCTGTGTGAGCCTGAGGCACAACTCACCGGCAGCTTGAAACGCCACTCGAAGATCAAGTCGAGCCTGTCACCGCTCGTCGCTGGCCATCGACCTGATCTCGATTCTTCCTGCTGCGTCGCTTGAACCGTCGCGCTTACAGCGATAGCTCTCGGTTCGACGCCTTCAGGAATTCTTGCTTCAGCGCCTCGAACGTATGCACAGCCGGGAATTGCGGAAACTCGTGGATGACGTTGTCCGGTGCATGGAAGAGGATGCCGGCGTGCGCCTCGGACAGCATGGTGGTGTCATTGTAGGAGTCGCCCGCCGCGATGACGCGGTAGTACAGGCTCTTCAGCGCGATCACTGACTGCCGCTTGGGGTCTTTCTGGCGCAGCTCGTAATTTACGACACGCCCTGATTCGTCAGTGATCAGGCGATGGCAAAGCAGCGTCGGGAAGCCCAGCTGACGCATCAGCGGCTGCGAAAACTCATAGAACGTATCCGACAGGATCACAACCTGGAAGCGCTCGCGCAGCCAGTCGACGAACTCGACGGCGCCGTCGAGCGGTTTCAGGGTCGCGATGACGGCCTGGATATCCGACAATTTCAGACCGTGCTCGTCAAGGATGCGCAGCCGCTGCTTCATCAGCACGTCATAGTCAGGAATGTCCCGCGTGGTCGCCCGGAGGGATTCGATTCCAGTGGCCTCGGCAAAGGCGATCCAGATTTCCGGAACCAGCACACCTTCCAGGTCAAGACAGGCTATTTCCACGGGCCACTCCTTAAAGCAGAAAAATTGAAGCGGCACTCTAACGACAAGGGCGGAGCGGTGCAACGCGACGCCTTATTCACTAAAGTTAGGCGGCGCCTCAGCAAACGTTATTTAGCGTCATAAAGCCTATTTGTTACCATCCGCGGCCAGCAGAGCGCCCAAGCGCCAATCAAGGAAGCCGCCTGATGACTCACCAAATTGAAGTAGCCGAGCTGGCCGCGGCCTATGCCGGCAAATCCCCGCAAGAGATTCTCAAGCTCGCCTTCGACCTCTTCGGAGATGACCTGTGGATTTCGTTCAGCGGCGCTGAAGACGTCGTGCTGGTGGACATGGCCTGGAAACTGAACAAAAACGTAAAAGTGTTCAGCCTCGATACCGGCCGCCTGCACAGCGAAACCTACCGTTTCATCGAGCAGGTGCGAGAGCACTACGGCATTGCGATCGAGATCATGACGCCCAATCCTGCCCTGCTCCAGCCGATGATCAACGAAAAAGGATTGTTCAGCTTCTACCGCGACGGCCATGGCGAATGCTGCGGCATACGCAAAATCGAGCCGCTTCGGCGCAAACTGTCCGGCGTTCGCGCCTGGGCCACTGGCCAGCGCCGCGACCAGAGCCCAGGCACTCGCAGTCAGGTTTCGGTGCTGGAAGTCGACAGTGCTTTTTCAACGCCTGAACACACACTGTACAAATTCAACCCCCTGGCGCAGATGACCAGCGAGGAAGTCTGGGGCTATATCCGCATGTTGGAAGTGCCTTACAACAGCCTGCACGAGCGTGGCTTCATCAGCATCGGCTGCGAGCCTTGCACACGCTCGGTACTGCCGAACCAGCACGAGCGCGAAGGCCGCTGGTGGTGGGAGGAATCCACGCAGAAAGAATGCGGCCTGCACGCCGGCAATCTGATCGCGAAGCAGTAAAGACAATCAAAAGCGGCAGCCTTGGCTTGAGGCGTGCCGCTGCTCTTAATAGGTCGGCAACTCGACGTTCTGGAACAATTCGTCCAGCTCGACCTTATTTCGGCATTGCACGGCTTTCTCGAGCATTTCTCGATCGAGATGCGGTGCGAAGGTTTCGATGAAATCTGCCATGAAGCCACGCAGAAAGGTACCGCGGCGGAAGCCAATCTTAGTGACGCTGGCTTCGAACAGCTCGCTGGCATCCAGCACCACCAGATCCGGATCAAGCTTGGCATCGACCGCCATCCGCGCCACGATGCCTACGCCCAATCCCAGCCGAACATAGGTCTTGATAACGTCTGCATCCGCCGCCGTGAACACTACCTTGGGCGATAAGCCCCGGTGGCTGAATGCCTCGTCCAACTTGGAGCGCCCGGTAAAACCAAACACGTAGGTCACGATTGGATGCTCCGCCAGCGCGTCCAGGGTGAGCTTGTCCAGTTCTGTCAGGGGATGTCCCTGCGGCACGACTACGCAACGGTTCCAGCGATAGCACGGCATCATCACCAGATCGCCGAACTGCTCCAGACCTTCGGTGGCGATGGCAAAATCCACAGTCCCGTCAGCGGCCATTTCGGCAATTTGCATGGGTGTGCCTTGATGCATATGCAAGGAGACGTCGGGGTACTGTTTGATGAAGGTGCGGATCACCTGCGGCAAGGCATAACGAGCTTGCGTGTGAGTGGTCGCGATACTCAATGTGCCACGCTTCTCGTTGGAGAATTCCTGGGCGATCTGTTTGATGCTTTCGCATTTGCGCAGGATTTCGCCGGCTGTGGTGATGATTCGTTCACCAGCCGGAGTAACTCTGGTCAGATGCTTTCCACTGCGAGCGAAGACTTCGACACCCAGCTCATCTTCGAGCAATCGAATTTGCTTGCTGATGCCAGGTTGAGAGGTAAACAGGCTCTGCGCCGTTGCCGAGACATTGAGGTCATGATGCGCCACTTCCCAGATGTAACGCAGTTGCTGAAGCTTCATAGAGATCCCTCAAAATGCCAATGGCGCTTGAACGCCACCTTTTATAACTTCTGCGCCAGAAAATCGGAATTCTAGGTCATTTCCGTATGTATCGCTCGTAGCATCCAGACGACGTCACGTTGCGGCAACCTTTGCAACGTAGAGTGTGATCGCAGCCAGAGACGCCGAGGCCGCGAGCATTAAAGGATATCGCGGCGTCGTTTGAGCGTAGCAGCCCCAAGAAAAACTACCGCGCCGAACGCCTGCCGGACGGCCGATAGAGGCTACCCTAAGTGTGTTGGCTAGCGGGCTGCGCGCCCAGCAATAAAGCATAAGGCCTGGTACAGAGCCTCGGTCTTGGGCATCGCAAACCCGGCATTCGCAGCTGCAGTCAGCGGAGCGGCATAGATCGCATCGAGCTCCAACGGGCGCCCGTGCGCATGATCGTGATACATGCTCGGCAGATAATTGGGCATATGATCAGTGGCCATCATCATCCGATCCACGAGCACGTCAGGTAGCGGATGACCACAAGCCGCTGCGGCTCCACAGGCTTCGAGCATGATTGACCTGACCAGCGCTCGACTGTCCGGATTGGACATTAGGGGCGCCGTGCCGGCATTCAGAAGCACAGAAAGGCCGTTATACGGTACGTTCCACACCAGCTTCTGCCAGCGTGCCTGCGCCAGATTGTCGGCCGCGTTGGAATCCACTCCCGCCGCGCGGAACATCGCCACGCCCTCTTCGACCAGCGCCTGCTGTTGCTCTAGGGTTGCAGCCGAACCCGAGTGATAGCCAAGGTTGACCCCGCCAAGCGCCTGATGCTCGACGACGCCTAACGCCGAGCGGTGCGCGCAGATGAAACAGAGGCCACCAAGCAGATGAATGTTGTTCGGTAGAACCTGACGCAGGTCCTCCTCAACCCTCAGACCGTTCTGCAAGACCACAACCTTGGCATCCTCTCCCGCCGCCTCCACGATCAACGGGGCCAGCTCTGGATTACTGGTGCTTTTGGCACCAACCAGCAGCCAATCACACTTGGGCATATCCGCAGCGCTGCGATAGGCCTGCACCGCATCCAGGTGCAACGAGCCATGCACCGTACTGTTTATCCGTAGCCCGCGCTGCAGGACCGTTTCGTATTCGCTGCGCAGTAGAAAGTGCACGTCATAGCCAGCGCGGGCGAGCATCACGCCATAAAAGCCGCCAATAGCACCGGTACCGATGATTCCGATTCGAGGGTTGGGTGCGGTCATGCAGGAACTCCATCTACGGTTCAGTGGGACGCCATTAATGGCGCGCTTGCAGTCGCCACCTTATCAGCGTCCCAAGGCAGCGCCCAGCCGCCGCTAGCGGCCCGCTTTCCGGGCGCGAACCTACATTGAGCACACCGCAGTGCAGTCCGGCTTCAAGA is a window from the Pseudomonas sp. MTM4 genome containing:
- a CDS encoding phosphoenolpyruvate carboxylase, with product MNNNLHQAGVRFLRQLGRHAEPIMGAYLAGSVPDQSLEPGVQERLIKDGILYRPEPGSDLHLRRVVRALLEEALRDDRNRQIDANTGSTLATFKTLAAHYKEAHHQGDFPAADAYLADLREHVYSFTEGLSHSIRVLWSRINNEFGYVGSLTAKIRENELAQSQVSELLNGLEMIDFQELADTAGDLRELRRLLVASLQRSVSACSQELSIVQGRLLELLGRFRKIQGRTLLLKGWLLHGEQQPDYQVGNHTARSQLPQLFSLAPPTLGPAAVNIHASSHEADLLALLAQIKASQQAENMLTPPPEAEELLLQEVEGFEVQTSPIQEAVQDYLCHVIENGHPVTALTWHLQQALPWETESWLYQVIGGYDALPDDQKSHFELDLQGESHPIYSGNYIVRDIALWLA
- the thrH gene encoding bifunctional phosphoserine phosphatase/homoserine phosphotransferase ThrH gives rise to the protein MEIACLDLEGVLVPEIWIAFAEATGIESLRATTRDIPDYDVLMKQRLRILDEHGLKLSDIQAVIATLKPLDGAVEFVDWLRERFQVVILSDTFYEFSQPLMRQLGFPTLLCHRLITDESGRVVNYELRQKDPKRQSVIALKSLYYRVIAAGDSYNDTTMLSEAHAGILFHAPDNVIHEFPQFPAVHTFEALKQEFLKASNRELSL
- a CDS encoding phosphoadenylyl-sulfate reductase, which produces MTHQIEVAELAAAYAGKSPQEILKLAFDLFGDDLWISFSGAEDVVLVDMAWKLNKNVKVFSLDTGRLHSETYRFIEQVREHYGIAIEIMTPNPALLQPMINEKGLFSFYRDGHGECCGIRKIEPLRRKLSGVRAWATGQRRDQSPGTRSQVSVLEVDSAFSTPEHTLYKFNPLAQMTSEEVWGYIRMLEVPYNSLHERGFISIGCEPCTRSVLPNQHEREGRWWWEESTQKECGLHAGNLIAKQ
- the cysB gene encoding HTH-type transcriptional regulator CysB — protein: MKLQQLRYIWEVAHHDLNVSATAQSLFTSQPGISKQIRLLEDELGVEVFARSGKHLTRVTPAGERIITTAGEILRKCESIKQIAQEFSNEKRGTLSIATTHTQARYALPQVIRTFIKQYPDVSLHMHQGTPMQIAEMAADGTVDFAIATEGLEQFGDLVMMPCYRWNRCVVVPQGHPLTELDKLTLDALAEHPIVTYVFGFTGRSKLDEAFSHRGLSPKVVFTAADADVIKTYVRLGLGVGIVARMAVDAKLDPDLVVLDASELFEASVTKIGFRRGTFLRGFMADFIETFAPHLDREMLEKAVQCRNKVELDELFQNVELPTY
- a CDS encoding putative 2-dehydropantoate 2-reductase → MTAPNPRIGIIGTGAIGGFYGVMLARAGYDVHFLLRSEYETVLQRGLRINSTVHGSLHLDAVQAYRSAADMPKCDWLLVGAKSTSNPELAPLIVEAAGEDAKVVVLQNGLRVEEDLRQVLPNNIHLLGGLCFICAHRSALGVVEHQALGGVNLGYHSGSAATLEQQQALVEEGVAMFRAAGVDSNAADNLAQARWQKLVWNVPYNGLSVLLNAGTAPLMSNPDSRALVRSIMLEACGAAAACGHPLPDVLVDRMMMATDHMPNYLPSMYHDHAHGRPLELDAIYAAPLTAAANAGFAMPKTEALYQALCFIAGRAAR